In Blastocatellia bacterium, the genomic window TGCATTTCGTAATCGGGAAGCTCGACCTGAAAGTGATACTCCAGTTGGGTCAGTAGTTCCAGCGCCTGAAGACTATCAATGCCGAGCTTCCTGAAGATATCGTCATCCGGCGACAGCTCTTCCCGCGGGATCTTAAAGTGCTTCGCCGTCAGCGTGAGAATCTCCTCAATGGTCTGTTCCAGCGTTGGCATACACCTCCACTTTCGGCACG contains:
- a CDS encoding acyl carrier protein produces the protein MPTLEQTIEEILTLTAKHFKIPREELSPDDDIFRKLGIDSLQALELLTQLEYHFQVELPDYEMQGVSDFRTLAERIHSRL